Proteins encoded by one window of Primulina huaijiensis isolate GDHJ02 chromosome 1, ASM1229523v2, whole genome shotgun sequence:
- the LOC140988812 gene encoding ATP-dependent Clp protease proteolytic subunit 5, chloroplastic → MAQASVCSSSSLAVNSSSLSVSSPSSLSSQTLSLPFRPLASRKLKTRSSMYAPQYYAPEKSSRSGIWSIRDDLQVPSSPYFPAFAQGAQGPPPMVQERFMSVISQLFQYRIIRCGGAVDDDMANIIVAQLLYLDAVDPTKDIVMYVNSPGGSVTAGMAVFDTMRHIRPDVSTVCVGLAASMGAFLLSGGTKGKRYSLPNSRIMIHQPLGGAQGGQTDIDIQANEMLHHKANLNGYLAYHTGQSLEKINQDTDRDFFMSAKEAKEYGLIDGVILNPLKAFQPLAAAAEEK, encoded by the exons ATGGCGCAGGCTTCCGTTTGTTCTTCCTCCTCTCTCGCCGTCAATTCATCCTCGCTCTCTGTTTCTTCCCCCTCCTCTCTCTCCTCCCAAACCCTCTCCCTTCCGTTCCGGCCTCTCGCTTCCAG AAAATTGAAGACCCGGAGTTCGATGTACGCTCCACAGTATTATGCGCCCGAAAAGAGCTCACGCAGTGGTATTTGGTCTATTAG GGATGACTTGCAAGTTCCGTCATCACCGTACTTTCCTGCTTTCGCACAAGGTGCACAGGGTCCACCTCCAATGGTTCAAGAACGTTTTATGAGTGTTATCAGCCAGCTTTTTCAATAT aGGATTATAAGATGTGGTGGAGCAGTAGACGATGATATGGCTAATATAATTGTTGCTCAGTTGCTCTATCTTGATGCTGTTGATCCTACCAAG GACATAGTCATGTATGTAAACTCTCCTGGTGGATCAGTTACCGCTG GAATGGCTGTATTTGATACAATGAGGCATATTAGACCTGACGTTTCGACAGTCTGCGTTGGACTAGCAGCTAG TATGGGAGCTTTCCTGTTAAGCGGTGGTACTAAAG GAAAAAGATACAGCCTTCCCAACTCAAGAATAATGATCCATCAGCCTCTAGGAGGCGCACAGGGTGGGCAAACTGACATAGATATTCAG GCTAATGAAATGTTACATCACAAAGCGAATTTGAATGGTTACTTGGCTTATCACACTGGTCAAAGCCTGGAAAAGATCAACCAAGACACTGATCGTGACTTTTTCATGAGTGCTAAAGAGGCCAAAGAGTATGGGCTTATAGACGGTGTTATCTTGAATCCTCTCAAAGCCTTCCAGCCCCTTGCAGCTGCTGCTGAAGAAAAGTAG
- the LOC140988777 gene encoding DELLA protein RGL3-like — MVGEAGFSFQSNDTILPENCDPLVGYAKDETIPVSEEHQSFNMDDGEFVDLFCSVFGHENTTEKKAEIFGNYEQKPDSDTRIQNEDFMPGLEEFKENLQRSISELRKPVKEKPDLFSLASWELLNSYGRGFKMSREESLKDPIEETPVGGQKLSTEEILRVAGEKFIQFSTNRIDGISMFIHPYVGSSLSGLSMDEARDVELVHLLLSAAENVGTKRFDIASKLISRCLWVASDSGTPVQRVAFYFAEALQQRIYREEGWITGEKMRNQPEKRETCLALGTNNTFLAAYQELPFAQVTQLAAIQAIIENAKTSCKIHLIDLQVRSGIQWIALMQGLADCSIKHLKITAVVTTDLRKVEDTGKRLLSFAQSLNLPFIFKVFNLKDMKDFKEDLLDVEADETLVIYSFIMLRTMISTPDCLDNLMRAVTRLRPALMVVTEVEANHNSSSFVDRFIEALFFYSAFFDCLEDCMEKNNEFRTILEKTYFGDGIINIVSTEGQERVTRNVKLDVWRAFLGRFGMEEIELSESSRYQASLVLKQFSHGSSCTLENNGKGLFVGWKGTPLYSLTTWKFK, encoded by the coding sequence ATGGTGGGAGAAGCTGGTTTTTCATTTCAAAGCAATGACACTATTCTTCCAGAGAATTGTGATCCTCTGGTTGGATATGCAAAAGATGAAACGATTCCCGTGAGCGAAGAACATCAATCGTTCAACATGGATGACGGTGAATTCGTGGATTTATTTTGTTCAGTGTTTGGCCACGAAAATACCACGGAGAAAAAGGCCGAGATATTTGGAAATTACGAACAGAAACCTGACTCGGATACTAGGATCCAGAACGAAGATTTCATGCCTGGTCTCGAGGAATTCAAAGAAAATCTGCAGCGGTCAATATCAGAACTCAGAAAACCTGTTAAAGAAAAACCAGATTTATTCTCTCTTGCATCATGGGAGCTCTTGAACAGTTATGGTAGGGGATTCAAGATGTCGAGAGAAGAGAGCTTAAAGGATCCGATCGAGGAGACTCCCGTAGGTGGACAGAAATTATCAACAGAAGAAATCTTGAGAGTTGCTGGAGAGAAGTTCATCCAATTTTCCACCAACAGGATTGATGGGATTTCCATGTTTATCCACCCTTATGTTGGCTCTTCCCTCtcagggctttccatggatgaAGCAAGAGATGTGGAGCTTGTTCATCTTCTCCTATCTGCAGCAGAAAACGTGGGCACCAAACGCTTTGATATTGCTAGTAAATTGATTTCTCGATGCCTGTGGGTGGCATCTGATTCAGGTACACCAGTCCAGCGTGTGGCCTTTTACTTTGCTGAAGCTCTTCAACAGAGGATATACAGAGAAGAAGGGTGGATCACTGGAGAGAAGATGAGAAACCAACCTGAAAAACGAGAGACATGTCTTGCCTTAGGTACGAACAACACGTTCTTGGCAGCGTACCAAGAGCTGCCCTTTGCTCAAGTTACGCAATTGGCTGCAATACAAGCCATTATTGAGAATGCGAAGACATCTTGCAAGATCCATTTGATTGATCTCCAAGTAAGGAGTGGAATCCAGTGGATAGCCTTGATGCAAGGGCTCGCAGATTGCTCAATCAAACATCTCAAAATAACAGCAGTGGTAACAACTGATTTACGGAAAGTGGAGGACACTGGCAAGAGACTGCTGAGTTTTGCTCAATCTTTGAACCTGCCTTTTATTTTCAAGGTTTTTAATCTAAAAGACATGAAGGATTTTAAGGAAGATCTGTTGGACGTAGAAGCTGACGAAACTTTGGTCATTTACTCGTTTATCATGTTAAGAACAATGATATCAACGCCTGATTGTTTAGACAATCTAATGAGAGCAGTGACAAGACTCAGGCCAGCTCTAATGGTGGTCACAGAAGTGGaggccaatcacaattcctcttCATTCGTGGATCGTTTCATTGAAGCACTCTTCTTTTACAGTGCATTTTTTGATTGTTTGGAAGATTGCATGGAGAAAAACAATGAATTCAGAACTATACTAGAAAAAACTTACTTTGGTGATGGGATCATCAATATAGTTTCAACAGAGGGCCAAGAAAGGGTCACTCGGAATGTCAAATTAGATGTTTGGAGGGCATTTTTGGGGAGGTTTGGGATGGAGGAAATCGAGCTGAGCGAGTCATCAAGGTATCAAGCTAGTTTAGTTTTGAAGCAGTTTTCACATGGAAGCTCATGCACTCTCGAAAATAATGGAAAGGGCCTATTTGTTGGATGGAAGGGCACACCCTTGTATTCTCTTACAACTTGGAAGTTCAAATAG
- the LOC140988805 gene encoding uncharacterized protein, protein MASFLCSARFLILLFLLSALPIAYIIHSETSEPATHVYHYHSGGWLRECAKWDQLNRRFIVSFFEGGLGVVSVEQDHEPGSVLEEIVVVENTDSGKNSSLGLVVDGPRNRLLVAIADVLGNRYSAVAAYDLTTWRRIFLTQLSGPEGEKGFADDVAIDSEGNAYVTDTSGSKIWKVGVNGEFLYTIKSSLFAQKEWYKKLVGLNGIVYHPNGYLLVIHTFSGNLFKIEIGKEDEVKLVKIIGGSLRFGDGLELVSSTKLVVAGNPSKLLESSDDWETAGVVGKFSGATHRLVTAATVKDDKVYLSHIFGLGYPKRKHVLVEAVFSS, encoded by the exons ATGGCTTCCTTCTTGTGTTCCGCCAGATTTTTAATCCTTCTCTTCCTCCTATCCGCGCTCCCCATAGCCTACATCATACATTCCGAGACCTCGGAGCCCGCCACCCACGTGTACCACTACCACAGCGGTGGCTGGCTCCGGGAGTGCGCCAAGTGGGACCAGCTCAACCGGCGGTTCATTGTCTCCTTCTTCGAGGGCGGTCTCGGGGTGGTCTCGGTGGAACAAGACCACGAGCCGGGGTCTGTTTTGGAGGAGATTGTTGTGGTCGAGAACACTGACTCTGGGAAGAATTCGTCTCTCGGGCTCGTCGTGGACGGACCCAGGAATCGCTTGTTGGTGGCTATCGCCGATGTGTTGGGAAACCGGTACAGTGCGGTGGCGGCGTATGATCTGACCACGTGGAGGCGGATTTTTCTGACCCAACTCAGCGGACCAG AAGGTGAAAAGGGTTTCGCGGATGATGTAGCCATTGATTCTGAGGGAAATGCATACGTAACCGATACATCAGGAAGCAAGATCTGGAAGGTTGGAGTGAATGGAGAATTCCTATACACCATTAAGAGTTCTCTCTTTGCTCAAAAGGAGTGGTACAAGAAATTGGTTGGACTCAATGGAATTGTCTACCATCCGAATGGATATTTATTAGTCATTCACACTTTCTCCGGTAATCTATTCAAGATTGAAATAGGAAAAGAAGATGAGGTTAAGCTGGTGAAAATAATTGGAGGTTCGCTAAGATTTGGAGATGGATTGGAGCTCGTATCTTCCACTAAACTGGTGGTTGCGGGAAACCCTTCAAAACTGCTTGAAAGTTCTGATGATTGGGAGACGGCTGGTGTAGTGGGCAAGTTCAGTGGTGCAACCCATCGTTTGGTTACAGCTGCGACAGTGAAAGATGACAAGGTATATCTAAGCCACATATTTGGTTTGGGGTATCCTAAGAGGAAACATGTGCTGGTCGAGGCTGTTTTTTCTTCGTGA
- the LOC140988851 gene encoding calvin cycle protein CP12-2, chloroplastic-like, which translates to MAAAVVGVSFSTPKVFAQITSSSKAQNSGKFSFINTPWRGCSTSFGHGRMVSLHPVAVVPDKLSDKVEESIKNAQETCSDDPVGGECAAAWDEVEELSAAASHARDRSKENSDPLENYCKDNPETEECRTYDN; encoded by the coding sequence ATGGCAGCCGCTGTAGTTGGAGTCAGCTTCTCAACCCCCAAAGTCTTTGCCCAGATAACGAGCTCGTCAAAAGCCCAGAATTCTGGTAAGTTCTCATTCATAAACACCCCATGGAGGGGGTGCTCCACAAGCTTTGGACATGGCAGGATGGTCTCTCTCCACCCCGTGGCGGTGGTGCCTGATAAGCTGTCAGATAAAGTGGAAGAGAGCATCAAGAACGCGCAGGAAACCTGCTCCGATGACCCGGTTGGTGGGGAGTGCGCAGCGGCGTGGGACGAAGTGGAGGAGCTGAGCGCGGCGGCTAGCCATGCTAGGGACAGGAGTAAGGAGAACTCGGATCCGTTGGAGAATTACTGCAAGGACAATCCGGAGACTGAGGAGTGCCGCACTTACGACAACTGA
- the LOC140988842 gene encoding bZIP transcription factor 53-like, giving the protein MASKQPPTSSGSGLEERKRKRKLSNRESARRSRMKKQQHLDELLAQERLMKEENKKLSQMIDDASQLYLNFASDNNVLRAQVAELTDRLRSLNSVIHIASEVSGLAFDIQDIPDTFLEPWQLPCPIQPIRADMFQY; this is encoded by the coding sequence ATGGCTTCAAAACAACCGCCTACTAGCTCGGGTTCAGGCCTTGAAGAAAGGAAAAGGAAGCGTAAGTTATCAAACCGCGAATCTGCCCGTAGGTCTCGAATGAAGAAGCAGCAACACTTGGATGAGTTACTTGCTCAAGAAAGGCTGATGAAAGAGGAGAACAAGAAACTTAGTCAGATGATCGATGACGCCTCACAGCTCTACCTCAACTTTGCTTCCGATAATAACGTGCTCAGGGCACAGGTTGCAGAGCTAACTGACCGCCTCAGATCGCTCAATTCTGTCATTCACATCGCATCCGAGGTTAGTGGTCTGGCATTCGATATTCAGGATATTCCTGACACGTTTCTGGAGCCTTGGCAGCTTCCCTGCCCGATTCAACCCATCCGAGCTGATATGTTCCAGTACTAA